The following are from one region of the Advenella mimigardefordensis DPN7 genome:
- a CDS encoding ABC transporter permease yields MATSISFLRPFGKNPASILTPVLLCLVLILALLPPARLLIMAMTDLPAGDGGAMWSMLRSASTWRATGNSLVTAGLATLLSVVLGTSLALLVVLTDIRAKGFWVFMIMLPMMIPPQVTALSWLQLSGPGSPLLQMLHLAPPLGSPQPLRSWWGIAMLMGIQHAPLVYLAVRGSLIVLPKELIEAARMAGASQRDVVRDMILPLCRNGLAAGAAIAFVSALGNFGIPAMLGIPVSYYVLPTLIYQKMADFGPAMLADVSSLSVLIGVIALVGVVAQQHFSARIPLTGMPGRPLAFILGSRRWLAELALFLLVLLIVVVPLIALISSSLVAAMGVPLTLDTVSLRAYEQILFQQSVTFRAFGNSILLAGAAALILACLCLPLAYLFVRFPSRSNAFLQGLIDIPYALPGVVLAVACILLFARPLPLIQVSLYGTLGLILFAYLSRFMAVCLKPIQSSMQQLDPALEEAAQLCGAGPTRRLRDIVFPLLAPAAFAGMLLVFLIAVNELTVSALLWSAGNETLGVLVFNLDDGGETVLASAVSVLIVLMVLVLMLCLSALGRRVPRGVIPWRN; encoded by the coding sequence ATGGCGACATCTATTTCCTTTTTGCGGCCGTTTGGCAAAAACCCGGCATCTATCCTGACACCGGTGTTGTTGTGTCTGGTGCTGATACTGGCCCTGCTGCCGCCAGCGCGGTTGCTGATCATGGCCATGACCGATCTGCCTGCCGGTGATGGCGGTGCCATGTGGTCTATGCTGCGTAGCGCATCAACCTGGCGCGCGACCGGTAACAGCCTGGTGACGGCAGGTCTGGCTACGCTGCTGTCTGTGGTGCTGGGTACCAGCTTGGCATTACTGGTGGTGCTCACCGACATTCGAGCCAAAGGCTTCTGGGTTTTCATGATCATGCTGCCCATGATGATTCCGCCACAGGTGACCGCGCTGAGCTGGCTGCAGTTAAGCGGTCCGGGCAGCCCGCTGCTGCAAATGCTGCATCTGGCGCCGCCGCTGGGCAGTCCGCAGCCTCTGCGCTCCTGGTGGGGTATTGCCATGCTGATGGGCATCCAGCATGCGCCTCTGGTCTATCTCGCGGTACGCGGGAGCCTGATTGTCCTGCCCAAGGAATTGATTGAAGCGGCCCGTATGGCCGGCGCCTCGCAACGCGATGTGGTCCGCGATATGATCCTGCCGCTGTGCCGCAATGGTCTGGCGGCCGGTGCCGCGATTGCCTTTGTCTCCGCGCTGGGCAACTTCGGCATTCCAGCCATGCTGGGCATCCCGGTGTCCTATTACGTATTGCCGACCCTGATCTATCAGAAAATGGCCGATTTCGGGCCTGCCATGCTGGCCGATGTTTCCAGCCTGTCGGTACTGATTGGCGTGATTGCGCTGGTGGGTGTCGTCGCGCAGCAGCATTTTTCCGCGCGCATACCGCTGACCGGCATGCCAGGCAGACCACTGGCCTTTATCCTTGGGTCGCGACGCTGGCTGGCCGAGTTGGCGCTGTTTTTGCTGGTGCTGCTCATTGTTGTGGTGCCGCTGATCGCCCTGATTTCCAGCTCACTGGTGGCGGCCATGGGTGTTCCCCTCACGCTCGACACGGTCAGCCTGCGGGCTTATGAGCAGATACTGTTTCAGCAGAGCGTGACCTTTCGGGCCTTTGGCAACAGTATCCTGCTGGCCGGTGCGGCCGCGCTGATTCTGGCCTGCCTTTGTCTGCCCCTTGCCTACCTGTTTGTACGCTTTCCATCGCGCAGCAATGCTTTTTTGCAGGGGCTGATCGATATTCCCTATGCGCTTCCCGGCGTGGTGCTGGCTGTCGCCTGCATTTTGCTGTTTGCCCGCCCGCTGCCGCTGATTCAGGTGTCACTGTATGGCACGCTGGGGCTGATTCTGTTTGCGTATTTGTCCCGATTCATGGCGGTGTGTCTGAAACCGATACAAAGCAGCATGCAGCAGCTTGACCCGGCACTGGAAGAAGCTGCACAACTTTGCGGGGCCGGGCCGACACGCAGGCTGCGTGATATCGTTTTTCCGCTGCTGGCGCCGGCGGCCTTCGCGGGTATGCTGCTGGTTTTTTTAATTGCAGTCAATGAATTGACGGTGTCGGCACTATTGTGGAGTGCCGGCAATGAAACGCTGGGTGTTCTGGTGTTCAATCTGGACGATGGCGGTGAAACAGTACTGGCTTCGGCCGTATCGGTGCTGATCGTACTGATGGTGCTGGTTCTGATGCTTTGCCTGAGCGCCCTGGGCAGACGGGTTCCACGAGGAGTGATTCCATGGCGCAACTAA
- a CDS encoding ABC transporter ATP-binding protein — MAQLTLENISKHYGEHAVVDDISLAIEKGQFVALLGPSGCGKTTTLRMIAGFEQLDQGRIVLNDRLLASPQQHIAPEQRNMSMVFQSYALWPHKTVLDNAGYALALRGLRGQPYRDQVFAALEAVNLGHLADRFPQALSGGQRQRVALARCLVSHPDVVLLDEPLANLDVHLRAAMETTFRDFHARTGATFIYVTHDQAEAMAMADRIAVMNHGRLEQWDTPENLYRRPASRWVATFIGKGAVLDVPNHVHGKNLRSDDILNLLSNSGAMHRGAMLVRPEHVSVVDEGIDVTVQHRVYKGERYQYMANLADGQSVTFYHPRLLEHGQAVQVQIEHAWGLDL, encoded by the coding sequence ATGGCGCAACTAACCCTGGAAAATATCAGCAAACACTATGGCGAGCATGCGGTTGTCGACGACATCAGTCTTGCCATAGAGAAAGGGCAGTTTGTCGCATTGCTTGGTCCCAGTGGCTGCGGTAAAACCACGACCCTGAGAATGATTGCCGGCTTTGAGCAACTGGATCAAGGGCGCATTGTGCTCAACGACAGGCTACTGGCTTCGCCGCAGCAGCATATCGCGCCCGAGCAGCGTAATATGAGTATGGTGTTTCAGTCGTATGCCTTGTGGCCTCACAAAACGGTGCTGGACAATGCAGGCTATGCGCTGGCGTTGCGCGGGCTCCGGGGTCAGCCGTATCGTGACCAGGTTTTTGCAGCGCTTGAGGCAGTGAACCTGGGGCATTTAGCCGATCGTTTTCCGCAAGCCCTCAGCGGTGGACAGCGCCAGCGGGTGGCGCTGGCACGCTGTCTGGTTTCTCATCCGGACGTTGTGTTGCTGGATGAACCGCTGGCGAATCTGGACGTGCATTTGCGTGCCGCCATGGAAACCACCTTTCGCGACTTTCATGCGCGTACCGGGGCAACGTTCATTTATGTCACGCATGACCAGGCCGAAGCCATGGCAATGGCCGACCGGATTGCCGTTATGAATCATGGTCGTCTGGAACAATGGGATACGCCGGAAAATTTATATCGCCGTCCCGCCTCGCGCTGGGTCGCAACCTTTATTGGCAAGGGGGCGGTGCTGGATGTACCCAACCATGTTCATGGCAAGAACCTGAGAAGCGACGATATTCTTAACCTGCTGTCCAATAGCGGTGCCATGCATCGCGGCGCCATGCTGGTGCGGCCCGAACACGTCAGCGTCGTAGATGAAGGCATTGACGTGACCGTGCAGCATCGGGTCTATAAGGGTGAGCGCTACCAGTATATGGCCAATCTGGCCGATGGCCAGTCTGTGACCTTCTATCATCCCCGGCTGCTTGAGCATGGACAAGCGGTACAGGTGCAAATTGAACATGCCTGGGGGCTGGATCTTTAG
- a CDS encoding dihydrolipoyl dehydrogenase — protein MKSINADVLILGGGTAGMSAFRAARKSTDNVYLVEDHKFGTTCARVGCMPSKLLIAAADAAHHVRTADQFGVHPDGALRIDGHEVMARVRAERDRFVGFVLEDVAAFPASQRILGRARFKNEHVVVVDDHTEITAQRIVIATGSRPFVVPAWQSLGERLIVNDDVFAWETLPASVAVFGAGVIGLEIGQALHRLGVTVHVFGKDNLLGGISDPVVQEKALEIFGKEMDLHLDADTQVSLLPSGKGVKVDYTENGASGSVTVDFLLAATGRKPNVDNLGLENLSIDLDARGVPKADPYTMQTSVPHIFIAGDASNQLPLLHEAADQGLIAGRNAGAFPDVTEGLRRSQIGVVFSDPQIASIGLRYREVTSKFDNCGCYAIGEVSFNNQGRSRVMGINQGHLRIYAEHGSGRLLGAEMVGPAAEHLAHLLAWAHQQKMTVAQMLDMPFYHPVIEEGVRTALRDLSAQLRLADDLAGECAECPGQ, from the coding sequence ATGAAATCAATCAACGCCGATGTCCTTATTCTGGGCGGTGGCACGGCCGGCATGAGCGCTTTTCGCGCCGCCCGCAAATCCACAGACAATGTCTACCTGGTAGAAGACCACAAATTTGGCACCACCTGCGCACGCGTGGGTTGCATGCCATCAAAATTGCTTATCGCCGCCGCGGACGCGGCCCATCATGTGCGCACAGCCGACCAGTTCGGCGTGCATCCCGATGGCGCCCTGCGCATAGACGGCCACGAGGTGATGGCACGCGTACGCGCCGAACGCGACCGCTTCGTTGGCTTCGTACTGGAAGACGTGGCGGCTTTTCCCGCCAGTCAGCGCATTCTTGGCCGTGCACGTTTCAAAAATGAACATGTGGTGGTCGTAGACGATCATACTGAAATCACGGCACAGCGTATTGTGATCGCGACCGGATCGCGTCCTTTTGTCGTGCCTGCCTGGCAGTCGCTGGGAGAACGGCTGATTGTCAATGACGATGTCTTTGCCTGGGAAACGCTGCCTGCCAGTGTGGCCGTCTTCGGCGCGGGCGTGATTGGCCTGGAAATCGGCCAGGCCCTGCATCGCCTGGGCGTAACCGTGCACGTGTTCGGTAAGGACAATCTGCTGGGTGGCATTAGCGATCCGGTTGTGCAGGAAAAAGCACTGGAGATTTTTGGCAAAGAGATGGATCTGCATCTGGACGCCGACACACAGGTCAGTCTGCTGCCCAGCGGCAAGGGCGTAAAGGTGGATTACACGGAGAACGGCGCCAGCGGTTCGGTCACGGTCGATTTTCTGCTGGCTGCCACGGGTCGCAAACCCAATGTAGATAACCTGGGTCTGGAAAACCTGAGCATCGATCTGGACGCACGCGGTGTACCCAAAGCTGACCCGTACACCATGCAAACCAGCGTCCCGCACATTTTCATCGCCGGCGATGCGTCCAATCAGTTGCCACTGCTGCACGAAGCGGCGGACCAGGGCCTGATCGCCGGCAGGAATGCAGGCGCGTTTCCTGATGTGACCGAAGGCCTGCGCCGTTCACAAATCGGTGTGGTCTTCAGTGATCCGCAAATCGCCAGCATTGGCCTGCGCTACCGGGAAGTGACCAGCAAGTTCGACAATTGTGGCTGTTACGCAATTGGCGAAGTGTCCTTCAACAATCAGGGCCGCAGTCGTGTCATGGGCATCAACCAGGGGCATCTGCGTATTTACGCAGAACATGGTAGTGGGCGTTTACTGGGCGCTGAAATGGTCGGACCCGCAGCAGAGCATCTGGCTCACTTGCTGGCCTGGGCGCACCAGCAGAAGATGACCGTTGCCCAAATGCTGGACATGCCGTTCTATCATCCTGTCATTGAAGAAGGTGTGCGCACCGCGTTGCGCGACCTCAGCGCACAATTGCGCCTGGCCGACGATCTGGCCGGTGAATGCGCAGAGTGTCCCGGACAATAA
- a CDS encoding glutathione peroxidase, with product MLQNKEGQRVPSVTFPVRSGDAWEKVSTDDLFKGKTVVVFSLPGAFTPTCSSTHLPRYNELAGAFKERGVDEIVCVSVNDTFVMNEWKSQQEADNITVIPDGNCEFTEGMGMLVDKADLGFGKRSWRYSMLVKDGVIEKMFIEPEKEGDPFEVSDADTMIHYIDKDYQDKPSIVMFTKPGCGYCAKAKALLKEKDLPFEEVVLGKDASTVAIRAITGKTSTPQIFIGGEYIGGSDELAAHFAGK from the coding sequence TGGCGATGCCTGGGAAAAAGTGTCTACCGACGACCTTTTCAAAGGTAAAACTGTTGTTGTCTTTTCACTGCCTGGCGCATTTACGCCAACATGCTCATCCACTCACCTGCCACGCTATAACGAACTGGCCGGAGCGTTCAAGGAACGCGGTGTTGACGAGATCGTCTGCGTATCTGTAAACGATACCTTCGTGATGAACGAATGGAAATCACAACAGGAAGCCGACAATATCACGGTCATCCCTGATGGCAACTGCGAATTCACTGAAGGCATGGGTATGCTGGTAGACAAAGCTGATCTGGGTTTTGGCAAACGCTCTTGGCGCTATTCAATGCTGGTCAAAGACGGCGTCATTGAAAAAATGTTCATCGAGCCAGAGAAAGAAGGCGATCCGTTTGAAGTGTCTGACGCCGATACAATGATTCACTATATCGACAAAGACTACCAGGACAAACCTTCAATTGTCATGTTCACCAAACCTGGTTGCGGCTACTGCGCCAAAGCCAAAGCATTGTTGAAAGAAAAAGACCTGCCGTTTGAAGAAGTGGTTCTGGGCAAAGACGCCAGCACCGTGGCCATTCGTGCCATCACCGGTAAAACCAGCACGCCGCAGATTTTCATTGGCGGCGAGTATATTGGCGGCAGCGACGAACTGGCAGCACATTTCGCCGGCAAGTAA